One Panicum virgatum strain AP13 chromosome 3N, P.virgatum_v5, whole genome shotgun sequence DNA segment encodes these proteins:
- the LOC120665267 gene encoding uncharacterized protein LOC120665267, with the protein MSPLLAPPSSEPEPPFRPREKIVEKQRYFQSIHRPTYLKGRYDAITSVAIPLALAVSSMYLVGRGIYNMSHGIGKKE; encoded by the exons ATGTcgccgctgctggcgccgccgtcgtcggagCCGGAGCCGCCGTTCCGGCCGCGCGAGAAGATCGTGGAGAAGCAGAGGTACTTCCAGAGCATCCACAGGCCGACGTACCTCAAGGGCCGCTACGACGCCATCACCTCCGTCGCCATCccgctcgccctcgccgtcTCCAGCATGTACCTCGTC GGGCGCGGGATCTACAACATGTCCCACGGCATCGGGAAGAAGGAGTGA
- the LOC120665266 gene encoding probable protein phosphatase 2C 49, giving the protein MAEICCDDAKSASASAVTALARRRPRVELGVAGACRPTPAAAAAADEGGGGGGKRRRVACAAPGRSSRGPGAAGFGSMWWPRYGVTSVCGLRREMEDAVSIRPDFLHGGGASSTSGKHHFFGVFDGHGCCHVARMCQDRMHELVADEYNKAGSGDGATAAAAAAAAWKEVMEKGFARMDDEAASWAATRSGNDLACRCELQKPARCDHAGSTALVAVVGPTSVVVASAGDSRAVLSRGGVPVPLSVDHKPDRPDELERIQAAGGRVIFWDGARVLGVLAMSRAIGDGYLKPFVTAEPEVTVTERTDEDECLILASDGLWDVVTNEMACEVVRACFRSNGPPSPGARPSAAAAAAREGDGPAAVKGVDRADSDRACSDAALLLAKLALARRSSDNVSVVVVDLRRGS; this is encoded by the exons atggCCGAGATTTGCTGCGACGATGCCAAGTCGGCTTCGGCGTCGGCCGTCACGGCGCTCGCCAGGCGCCGGCCCAGGGTGGAGCTGGGCGTGGCCGGGGCGTGCCGCCccacgccggccgcggccgcggccgcggacgagggtggcggcggcggcggcaagcggcgGAGGGTGGCGTGCGCGGCGCCCGGGCGCTCGAGCCGGGGGCCCGGGGCGGCGGGGTTCGGGTCGATGTGGTGGCCGAGGTACGGCGTCACCTCCGTCTGCGGCCTCCGGCGCGAGATGGAGGACGCCGTGTCCATCAGGCCGGACTTcctgcacggcggcggcgcctcctccacctccggcaAGCACCATTTCTTCGGCGTCTTTGACGGCCACGGCTGCTGCCAT GTGGCCAGGATGTGCCAGGACAGGATGCACGAGCTGGTCGCGGACGAATACAACAAGGCGGGCTCCGGCGATGGCgcaaccgcggcggcggcggcggcggcggcgtggaaagAGGTGATGGAAAAGGGGTTCGCGCGGATGGACGACGAGGCCGCGAGCTGGGCCGCGACCCGCAGCGGCAATGACCTCGCCTGCCGCTGCGAGCTGCAGAAGCCGGCGCGGTGCGACCACGCCGGCTCGACCgccctcgtcgccgtcgtcggcccCACCAGCGTAGTCGTCGCTAGCGCCGGCGACTCCCGCGCGGTCctctcccgcggcggcgtccccgtCCCCCTATCCGTCGACCACAAA CCTGACCGGCCCGACGAGCTGGAGCGCATCCAGGCGGCGGGTGGCCGCGTCATCTTCTGGGACGGCGCCAGGGTGCTCGGCGTCctcgccatgtctcgagccatCG GGGACGGCTACCTGAAGCCGTTCGTGACGGCGGAGCCGGAGGTGACGGTGACGGAGCGCACCGACGAAGACGAGTGCCTGATCCTGGCGAGCGACGGGCTGTGGGACGTGGTGACCAACGAGATGGCGTGCGAGGTCGTCCGGGCGTGCTTCCGGAGCAACGGCCCGCCGTCGCCTGGCgcgcggccgagcgccgccgcggcggcagcgcgggaGGGCGACGGCCCCGCGGCGGTGAAGGGGGTGGACAGGGCCGACTCCGACCGGGCGTGCTCCGACGCGGCCCTGCTGCTCGCGAAGCTCGCGCTCGCGCGCCGGAGCTCGGACAACGtcagcgtcgtcgtcgtcgacctcCGGCGGGGGTCCTGA